The Erythrobacter sp. JK5 genome includes a region encoding these proteins:
- a CDS encoding VOC family protein, with protein sequence MSHPVNLAGVHHAAYRCKDARETVEWYGRVLGMDYTTAFAEDHVPSTGEYDPYMHVFLDAGNGNILAFFELPNQPDMGKDPNTPQWVQHLAFRVPDEAALLAAKAHIEGEGIDVLGPTHHGIFKSIYFFDPNGHRVELAADIGTDEQYAELKRVAPMMLDEWSRTKKAPRHADWLHEIARQEHGQDS encoded by the coding sequence ATGAGCCACCCTGTCAACCTCGCCGGCGTCCACCACGCCGCCTATCGCTGCAAGGACGCCAGGGAGACGGTCGAGTGGTACGGTCGCGTGCTCGGCATGGATTACACCACTGCCTTCGCCGAGGACCATGTGCCCTCGACCGGCGAGTATGACCCGTACATGCATGTCTTCCTCGATGCGGGGAACGGCAACATCCTCGCCTTTTTCGAACTGCCCAATCAGCCCGACATGGGCAAGGACCCGAACACGCCGCAATGGGTCCAGCACCTCGCGTTTCGCGTGCCCGACGAAGCTGCGCTGCTGGCGGCGAAGGCTCACATCGAAGGCGAAGGCATCGACGTGCTCGGCCCGACGCATCACGGCATTTTCAAGTCGATCTACTTTTTCGATCCCAACGGCCACCGCGTCGAACTCGCCGCCGATATCGGAACCGACGAGCAATATGCCGAGCTCAAGCGAGTCGCGCCGATGATGCTCGACGAGTGGAGCAGGACGAAGAAGGCGCCGCGGCACGCCGATTGGCTCCATGAGATCGCCCGCCAGGAGCACGGGCAGGATTCCTAG
- the hppD gene encoding 4-hydroxyphenylpyruvate dioxygenase has protein sequence MTKHAHDLFDNPAGLDGFEFVEFCAPEKGVLEPVFEAMGFTRVAKHRSKDVDLWRQGGINLIANYEPRSAAWYFAREHGPSACGMAFRVRDAAKAYDHLLEAGAEPVANEPGPMELRIPAIRGIGGAILYLVDRYAGAEGKSLTIYDIDFDYLPGVDPNPEGAGFHTIDHLTHNVYTGRMKYWADYYETLFNFREIRFFDIKGEYTGLTSKALTAPDGKIRIPLNEEGEGGKGQIEEFLREFNGEGIQHIALICDDLVACWDRLKSFGVPFMTAPPATYYEMLDERLPGHGEDAEALKMRGILLDGTTEGGQPRLLLQIFAEAQVGPVFFEFIQRKGDDGFGEGNFKALFESIERDQIARGVLDTKAKEPAE, from the coding sequence ATGACCAAGCACGCCCACGATCTGTTCGACAATCCCGCTGGCCTCGACGGATTCGAGTTCGTCGAATTCTGCGCGCCCGAAAAGGGCGTGCTCGAACCGGTCTTCGAAGCCATGGGCTTTACCCGCGTGGCGAAGCACCGTTCGAAGGATGTGGATCTGTGGCGTCAGGGCGGGATCAACCTCATCGCCAATTACGAACCGCGCAGCGCCGCATGGTATTTCGCGCGCGAACACGGCCCCTCGGCCTGCGGCATGGCATTTCGCGTGCGCGACGCGGCCAAGGCCTATGACCACCTGCTGGAAGCGGGCGCCGAGCCGGTCGCCAACGAACCCGGCCCGATGGAACTGCGCATCCCCGCGATCCGGGGCATCGGCGGCGCGATCCTGTATCTGGTCGATCGCTATGCCGGGGCGGAGGGCAAGAGCCTGACGATCTACGACATCGATTTCGATTACCTGCCCGGCGTCGATCCCAACCCCGAAGGCGCAGGCTTCCACACGATCGATCACCTCACGCACAACGTCTACACCGGCCGGATGAAGTACTGGGCGGATTATTACGAGACGCTGTTCAACTTCCGCGAGATCCGCTTCTTCGACATCAAGGGCGAATATACCGGCCTCACCTCCAAGGCGCTGACCGCGCCCGACGGCAAGATCCGCATCCCGCTCAATGAAGAGGGCGAGGGCGGCAAGGGCCAGATCGAGGAGTTCCTGCGCGAATTCAACGGCGAGGGCATCCAGCATATCGCGTTGATCTGCGACGATCTGGTCGCCTGCTGGGATCGTCTCAAGTCCTTCGGCGTGCCGTTCATGACCGCGCCGCCCGCGACCTATTACGAGATGCTCGACGAGCGCCTGCCGGGCCATGGCGAAGATGCCGAGGCGCTCAAGATGCGCGGCATCCTGCTCGATGGCACGACCGAAGGCGGTCAGCCGCGCCTGCTGCTGCAGATCTTTGCCGAAGCGCAGGTCGGGCCGGTGTTCTTCGAGTTCATCCAGCGCAAGGGCGATGACGGCTTTGGCGAAGGCAACTTCAAGGCCCTGTTCGAAAGTATCGAGCGCGACCAGATCGCGCGCGGTGTGCTCGACACGAAAGCCAAAGAGCCAGCCGAATGA
- a CDS encoding VOC family protein translates to MIKTKGINHVALVCRDMKETAAFYADVLKMPLFKTVQLPDGGQHFFFDCGGGNAIAFFWWEDAPPAAPGIASVREFPFDAKTAVGSMNHLAFDMAEEELEAALDRLEDAGVPHTHAVFNHDDSPAGYAREKHEGVFVRSVYFTDPNGIMLEFAATTKRFGPEDIAHEPATAKATA, encoded by the coding sequence ATGATCAAGACCAAGGGCATCAATCACGTGGCGCTGGTGTGCCGGGACATGAAGGAGACGGCGGCGTTCTACGCCGACGTGTTGAAAATGCCGCTGTTCAAGACGGTTCAGCTGCCCGATGGCGGCCAGCACTTCTTCTTCGATTGCGGCGGCGGCAATGCCATCGCGTTCTTCTGGTGGGAGGATGCACCGCCCGCCGCGCCGGGGATCGCATCGGTCAGGGAGTTCCCCTTCGATGCCAAGACCGCGGTGGGATCGATGAACCACCTCGCGTTCGACATGGCCGAGGAAGAGCTAGAGGCGGCGCTCGATCGGCTTGAAGACGCGGGCGTCCCGCATACCCACGCAGTGTTCAACCACGACGATAGCCCGGCTGGCTACGCGCGCGAAAAGCACGAAGGGGTATTCGTACGCTCTGTCTACTTCACCGATCCCAACGGCATCATGCTCGAATTCGCGGCCACGACGAAAAGGTTCGGACCCGAGGATATCGCACACGAACCCGCCACGGCGAAGGCAACCGCCTGA
- a CDS encoding ShlB/FhaC/HecB family hemolysin secretion/activation protein: MVSGLAIALVLAGADRAAAQSTGQTSQELELPDTEERPSDRANIRVERDAGLRANCPFDESDLTVSLDGVQFVDVRGGELAPELAQTLARVETPVGERQLSVICDVRDAANAALRRDGWIATVQVPQQELSGTLRLDVISARISEIRITGDAGPYRDALVQAIEPLRQLDPLNEREAERILLNANDMPGLEVRLALAPSGETPGEVIGNLSVDFERFAAYFNVRNSNARSIGRETAFGRFEYYGLTGLSDITYVAAQTTADFDEQIIVQGGHEFGIGRDNIRVGVDVVFASARPSIENLDLETETLVGNLSVSYPLIRTPATAADVTLGFDYIEQETSVGPVPLSKDSIRTVFVRAEMDGQRRRIDRSTSLLYSGFLEVRQGIGVFGATSRNQFGTAITDGLTASRPFGDAQALVFRGGADVTWFPGSIFDLRGRVEGQWTDEPLLNFDEYAIGNLSIGRGYDPGANSGDRAIGGLAELGATVLESARHRLQLFGFFDIVQVENLDRGTPDPRRTLKSVGGGLRFSLGAALNAEVVYAKPLDRPLFSDTERPPDRVLFSLTTKFPALFR; the protein is encoded by the coding sequence TTGGTATCGGGCCTGGCCATTGCGCTTGTGCTGGCCGGTGCCGATCGGGCTGCGGCCCAGTCTACAGGGCAGACCAGTCAGGAACTCGAGCTCCCCGATACCGAAGAACGTCCGTCCGATCGCGCCAATATCCGGGTTGAGCGCGATGCCGGGCTGCGCGCCAATTGCCCGTTCGACGAGAGCGATCTCACGGTTTCGCTGGACGGGGTGCAATTCGTCGACGTGCGCGGCGGTGAACTGGCCCCCGAGCTGGCGCAGACGCTGGCGCGGGTCGAAACACCGGTAGGCGAACGCCAGCTTTCGGTGATCTGCGACGTGCGCGATGCGGCGAACGCCGCACTGCGCCGCGATGGCTGGATTGCGACCGTGCAGGTGCCGCAGCAGGAGCTTTCCGGGACGCTGCGGCTCGATGTCATCTCGGCCCGCATTTCTGAAATCCGCATCACCGGCGATGCCGGCCCCTATCGCGATGCTCTGGTCCAGGCGATCGAGCCGTTGCGCCAGCTCGATCCGCTGAACGAGCGCGAGGCCGAGCGGATTCTGCTCAACGCCAACGACATGCCGGGGCTGGAAGTGCGGCTCGCGCTGGCTCCTTCGGGGGAAACCCCCGGCGAAGTCATCGGCAACCTTTCGGTCGATTTCGAACGGTTCGCAGCCTATTTCAACGTGCGCAATTCCAACGCCCGCAGCATCGGCCGCGAAACCGCATTCGGCCGGTTCGAGTATTACGGGCTCACCGGCCTGTCCGACATCACCTATGTTGCCGCGCAGACCACCGCCGATTTCGACGAACAGATCATCGTTCAGGGCGGGCACGAATTCGGGATCGGTCGTGACAATATCCGGGTGGGTGTCGACGTGGTGTTCGCATCCGCGCGGCCCAGCATCGAGAATCTCGACCTCGAAACCGAAACGCTGGTCGGCAATCTGTCTGTTTCCTACCCGCTGATCCGCACCCCGGCGACGGCAGCCGACGTTACGCTCGGCTTCGACTATATCGAGCAGGAAACCTCGGTCGGGCCGGTGCCGCTGAGCAAGGATTCGATCCGGACCGTGTTCGTTCGCGCGGAGATGGACGGCCAGCGCCGCCGGATCGATCGTTCGACCTCGTTGCTGTACAGCGGCTTTCTGGAGGTGCGCCAGGGCATAGGCGTGTTTGGCGCGACCTCGCGCAACCAGTTCGGCACCGCAATAACCGACGGTCTTACGGCTTCGCGGCCGTTCGGCGATGCCCAGGCGCTGGTGTTTAGAGGCGGTGCCGACGTGACCTGGTTCCCCGGCTCGATCTTCGATCTGCGCGGTCGGGTGGAGGGGCAGTGGACCGACGAGCCGCTGCTGAATTTCGACGAATACGCGATCGGCAATCTCAGCATCGGGCGCGGTTACGATCCCGGCGCCAACAGCGGCGACCGCGCGATCGGCGGACTTGCCGAACTCGGGGCGACGGTGCTCGAATCGGCGCGCCATCGGCTGCAATTGTTCGGGTTCTTCGACATCGTGCAGGTCGAGAATCTCGACCGCGGGACGCCGGATCCGCGGCGGACCCTCAAATCGGTGGGCGGGGGACTGCGCTTTTCGCTCGGCGCGGCGCTCAATGCGGAAGTGGTCTACGCAAAACCGCTCGACCGGCCGCTGTTTTCGGACACCGAGCGGCCACCGGACCGGGTGCTGTTTTCGCTGACCACGAAATTCCCGGCATTGTTCCGTTGA